Within the Granulicella sibirica genome, the region CCGTCTCCATCCATGCCAGCTACCTCATCAACCTCTGCAGCCAGACCGGAAGCGTCCGCGAAAACAGCATCTCCGCCTTCCGCTGCGAAGTCGAACGCGCCCTCGCCCTTGGAGCCGAATACCTCGTCCTCCATCCCGGAAGTTGGAAGGGCCTCACTCGCGAAGAGGGCCTCCGCCTCGCCGCACAATCGATAGAAAAAGCCATCGACGGCCTCCCCTGGCAGGGCAGGGACTTCAAGATCCTCATCGAAAACACCGCCGGAGCCGAGTTCTCCCTCGGTGGAAGCCTCGAGCAGGTAGCCGAACTCGTCGAACGCCTGCAGATGTGCGCCCCCGTCGGCGTCTGTCTCGACACCTGCCACATGCACGTCGCCGGCTACGACATCGTCACCTCCACAGGTTACGAAGAGACCATGTCACTCGTCGGCGCCAGCATAGGCACTGAAACCGTCCGCCTCTGGCACTGCAACGACGCCAAAGCTTCACAGGGCTCCAAATTGGACCGCCACGAGCACATCGGCGAAGGCACCATCGGTGCCGAGGCCTTTCGCCGCCTCCTCCACGACTCGCGGTTTGCCCACTGCGCCTTCATCGCCGAAACCCCCGTCGACGCGCCCGGTGACGAAGCCCGCAACGTCACCGTCCTCCGCACCCTCGCCGCCCGCTAGGCCGCAGAATCGTCGCGGTAGTCTTGACGCTCCACCAGGATTTTGGTACCGTAGGAAGGTTCCGCGAATATCCGGAGCCATTCGCCGGGAAGTGACGGCGGCAACTGGATACAAGAGATTCAACACAGAGCTTCCGCAAAGAGAAAGGGAAGCAGAATTCTGTGACCTATCGCAATCGTGCCTGCGACACCCTCCACCCTCACGGGATCCAAAGGATGGGCTATGTGGGCCGGGACAGCGAAACGGAGCCGACTGCAGCATGCCTCCCCGGGCGGCAGCAAGTACGGTCACCGTCGACTGTTATCACCTCAGACGTGAAAGCAGCAAACGCGTGGTTTGCAGTCAGCAGTACGGCCGCGCGCAGGATTCAGGACTTCGCCCGGAACGCCACTTTGGTGTTCCGTCCTTCGTGTGTGCGGCTACATACAACGGATCGAGCGAGGGAGCTGCCCTGCGCCGAGCCCGAATCAACCGATTTGGGTAAGACCTAAGGAGTTTCACCAGTGCCTACGTTCCATCAACTCGTCAAGCAGGGCCGCACGCCGACCCGTTACAAGACTGCCAGCCCCGCCCTCCAGGGCTCTCCCCAGCGCCGCGGCGTCTGCACCCGCGTCTACACCCAGACCCCCAAGAAGCCGAACTCGGCCCTCCGCAAGGTCGCCCGCGTCCGCCTCACCAATGGCATCGAAGTCACCACCTATATCCCGGGCATCGGCCACAACCTGCAGGAGCACTCGATCGTGCTCATCCGCGGCGGTCGCGTGAAGGATCTACCGGGTGTTCGTTACCACGTCGTTCGCGGCACGCTTGATTCCGTCGGCGTCGCGAACCGCAAGCAGAGCCGCTCGAAGTACGGCGCGAAGCGTCCGAAGGCCGGCGCAGCCGCCCCGACCGGCAAGAAGAAGTAGTCAAGTTCCGGGGCCGGGTAAGTCCGGCCCCATCAACCATGTCCAGCTCTTGAGAAGTCCGGCGCTGGAGGAAGACGAGAAAGAGAAGAAATGCCCCGTAAAGGTTACATCGCCAAGCGTGAAGTTGCTCCCGACCCGGTCTACAACTCGACCCTGGTCACAAAGTTTGTGAACTCGATGATGTGGGGCGGCAAGAAGTCCACCGCCCAGGGCATCTTCTACACCGCCATGACGAACCTCGAGCAGAAGGGTGGCGACGAGGCCCTCAAGCTCTTTAAGAAGGCCATCGAGAATTGCAAGCCTCTACTCGAAGTCAAGAGCCGCCGCGTGGGCGGAGCTAACTACCAGGTTCCCATCGAAGTTCTCCCTGAGCGCCGCACCTCACTCGCTATCCGCTGGCTCGTGACCTATGGTCGCGCCCGCGGCGAAAAGGGAATGGTCGACAAGCTCACCGCCGAGCTGCTCGATGCAGCCAACGGCCGTGGCGCCGCGATGAAGAAGAAGGAAGACGTCCACCGTATGGCCGAAGCCAACAAGGCATTCGCTCATTACCGTTGGTAATCGGAAGTTCCTGCTTCGTTCGGTAATTTGACCTTGGATTTAGAACCGCTGGCCTGGGCCAGCAGATAGAGATCAAGACTGTGGCACGCACTATACCGCTGAATCGTTGCCGGAATATCGGGATCATGGCGCACATCGACGCCGGAAAGACGACGACGACCGAGCGCATTCTCTTCTATACGGGCATCACGCACCGTATCGGAGAGGTGCATGAGGGCACTGCGACCATGGACTGGATGGAGCAGGAGCAGGAGCGCGGCATCACCATCACCTCCGCCGCGACCACCTGCACCTGGAAGAACATCCGCATCAACATCATCGATACGCCGGGCCACGTCGACTTCACTGCTGAAGTGGAACGCAGCCTCCGCGTGCTCGATGGCGCGGTTGCCTGCTTCGACGCCGTTGCCGGCGTGCAGCCCCAGTCCGAGACCGTCTGGCGTCAGGCCGATAAATACAAGGTTCCCCGCATCTGCTTCATCAACAAGATGGATAAGGCCGGAGCCGACGCCGTCTACGCGACCTCGACCATCGTCGATCGTCTCGGAGCCCGCGCGATTCCGATCAACATCCAGATTGGTGCCGAGGCGAAGTTCCTTGGCGTCGTCGATCTCGTCACGATGAAGGCCATCTACTGGCACGATGAGACCATGGGCGCGGAATACACGGTCGAGGAGATCCCCGCGGATCTGCTTGAGACCGCGAAGACCGCACGCGGCGTTCTCATCGAGGCTGTGGCCGACTCCGACGACGAGATCATGAACCTGTATCTCGAGGGCGAAGAGCCGACCGAAGCGCAGCTCAAGGTTGGTATCCGCAAGGCGACGATCGCGATGAACATCTTCCCGGTCCTCTGCGGTTCGTCCTTCAAGAACAAGGGCGTGCAGACCCTGCTCGATGCCGTCGTCGACTACCTGCCGAGCCCGCTCGATATTCCTCCCATGATCGGGCACAATCCCGACAACATGGAAGAGGAGATCATCCGCAAGGCTGATGACAGCGAGCCTCTCTCTGCCCTCGGCTTCAAGATCATGACGGATCCCTTCGTCGGTCAGCTTATCTTCATCCGCATCTACTCGGGCGTGCTGAAGACCGGCGATACGACGCTGAATCCGCGCACCGGCAAGACCGAGCGCATCGGCCGCCTGCTCAAGATGCACGCGAACAAGCGGGAAGAGATATCGGAGATCATGGCGGGCGATATCTGCGCCGCCGTTGGCCTCAAGAACCTCATCACTGGCGACACGATCTGCTCGGACAAGAACCCTGTCGTCCTCGAATCGATCGACTTTCCGAAGCCCGTCATCGAAGTCGCCGTCGAGCCGAAGACCAAGGTCGACCAGGAGAAGATGGGCGTCGCCCTCGCCAAGCTGGCGCAGGAAGATCCCACGTTCAACGTTCGCACCGACGTCGACTCCGGTCAGACCATCATCGCCGGCATGGGCGAGCTTCACCTTGAGATCATCGTCGATCGCATGATGCGCGAGTACAAGGTCGAAGCAAACGTCGGCAAGCCGCAGGTCAACTACCGCGAGACCATCCGCGGCAACGCCGAAGCGGAAGGCAAGTACATTCGTCAGACCGGTGGTTCGGGTAACTACGGTCACGCCAAAATTCGCATCGAGCCCAACGAGCCTGGTAAGGGTTATTTGTTCTCGAACGACACCAAGGGCGGCACGATTCCCAAGGAATACGTGAAGCCGATCGATCAGGGCATCCAGGAAGCCATGCAGGGCGGGGTTCTGGCTGGGTACGAGATGGTCGACATCAAGGTCTCGCTCTACGACGGCAGCTACCATGACGTTGACTCGAACGAAATGGCATTCAAGATCGCCGGTTCGATGGCCTTCAAGGAGGCGGCCCGCAAGGCGAAGCCGGTTCTGCTCGAGCCAGTGATGGCAGTCGAAGTGACGGTCCCCGAGGACTACATGGGAACCATCATCGGCGATCTTAACAGCCGCCGCGGACGTATCGAAGGCATGGAGATGGTCGGCAACACCCAGGCGATTCGCGCCAGTGTGCCGCTCTCGACCATGTTCGGTTACGCCACGCACATGCGCGGTGCGACCCAGGGTCGCGCGAACTACTCCATGCAGTTCAAGCAGTACGAGGAAGCGCCCCGATCGGTCTCGGAAGAGATCATCGCCAAGGTGCAGGGCAAGGATCCGAAGTAAAGAAAGACAGCAAATTCTTGGCCTTATCTTCCTTAGGCCGCCAACAGATTGAGCAGTCAACGCAGTAAGCAATACGGAGAGCAGTCATGGGCAAGGAAAAGTTTGACCGGTCTAAGCCGCACGTCAATATTGGCACGGTTGGCCACATCGATCACGGCAAAACGACGCTGACCGCGGCGATCACGAAGGTTCTGTCGAAGCACAACCCGAACAACACGTTCCGTTCGTTCGACACCATCGACAACGCTCCGGAAGAGCGCGAGCGCGGTATCACCATCGCGACCTCGCACGTCGAGTACGAAACGGCGAACCGGCACTACGCGCACGTCGACTGCCCGGGCCACGCCGATTACATCAAGAACATGATCACCGGCGCCGCCCAGATGGACGGAGCGATTCTCGTGGTCGCCGCCACCGACGGCCCGATGCCCCAGACGAAGGAGCACGTTCTCCTTGCCCGTCAGGTCGGCGTTCCCTTCATCGTCGTGTTCCTGAACAAGTGCGATGCTGTCGAAGACGAAGAGCTCATCGAACTCGTCGAGATGGAAGTCCGCGAGCTCCTTTCGAAGTACGACTACCCCGGCGACGACACCCCGATCATCCGTGGTTCGGCCCTCGGCGCGCTCAACGGCGAAGCCCAGTGGGAAGCCAAGATCGACGAGCTCATGGCCGCGGTCGACAAGTACATTCCCCAGCCCGAGCGTGCGGTCAACCTGCCGTTCCTGATGCCGATCGAAGACATCTTCTCGATCTCGGGTCGCGGAACCGTGGTCACCGGCCGTATCGAGCGTGGCAAGATCAAGGTGGGCGAAGCCTGCGAGATCGTCGGTTTCCGCGACACGCGCGCGACCGTCTGCACTGGTGTCGAGATGTTCAAGAAGCAGCTTGACGAAGGCCTCGCCGGAGATAACGCCGGCCTCCTCCTGCGCGGTATCGCGAAGGAAGATGTCGAGCGTGGCATGGTGCTTGCGAAGCCTGGTTCGATCACGCCGCACACCGAGTTCAAGGGCGAGATCTACGTTCTGAGCAAGGAAGAAGGCGGACGTCACACTCCGTTCTTCAACGGCTACCGTCCCCAGTTCTACTTCCGCACCACCGACGTGACCGGATCGGCGAAGCTGCCGGCTGGCATCGAGATGGTGATGCCTGGCGATAACGTTCAGCTCGAGATCACGCTGCACACGCCGGTCGCGATGGAGAAGGGTCTGCGCTTCGCTATCCGCGAAGGCGGACGCACCGTCGGAGCCGGTACCATCTCCGAGATCATCAAGTAAAATAAGGCTTTATAACAAAAGCTGTTGCTTGTTTTTATATATCGAGGCCTGTCGGCCCATTGAGATGTAAGCAGGAAATGACCGGCAGGCACTCCAAACGATCTTTGCAGGAAGAAAGAGAATCACATGGCTGGACAGAGAATCAGAATCCGTTTGAAGGCGTATGACTACCGCGTGCTTGACACGTCCACCGGCGAGATCGTCGAGACGGCGAAGCGCACCGGAGCTCAGGTTGCCGGACCCATTCCGCTCCCGACGATGAAGAACAAGTACTGCGTTCTGCGCTCGCCCCACGTTGACAAGAAGTCGCGCGAGGCCTTCGAGATTCGTACGCACAAGCGCCTGATCGACATCCTTGAGCCCACGCAGCAGACGGTGGATGCGCTCATGAAGCTCGATCTTCCCGCTGGCGTCGACGTTGAGATCAAGACGGTACAAAAATAGCCTCGTAACAAAGGCCTTTACGTTTTCGCACCATTCACCCGGCAGTGCTCTTCTCGAGCATGATGAGGAAAGGAACTCAGTATGTCAGTCGTAGGAATCCTTGGTAAGAAAATTGGTATGACCCAGATCTTTGACGAGCGTGGAGATGTTCATCCCGTTACCGTTCTCAAGGCTGGCCCATGCGTCATCACCCAGCTCAAGACCGTCGCGAAGGACGGCTACGACGCCGCCCAGATCGGCTACGTCGACTTCGTCAAGGCGTCCAAGATCAACAAGGCGATGACCGGTCACTTCGCGAAGTCGAACGTGCCTCCCGTCAAGATGATCAAGGAAGTCGGCATCGAAGTCGCCAAGGCTGGCGATGATGTGGAAGACGCCGTCAAGGCTGGCGATCGCGTTCTGGTCGACATCTTCAACGACGAGCGCTTCGTCGATGTCATCGGCACCTCCAAGGGCCGCGGCTTCGCGGGCGTCATTCGCCGCCACGGCTTCGGCGGCGGACCCAAGTCGCACGGTCACATGTTCCAAGTGCAGGGCTCGATCGGTGCTTCGTCGTTCCCCTCGCGCGTCTTCCCTGGCCAGCGTATGCCCGGTCACATGGGACATGCCCAGATCACGGTCCGCAACCTCCGCATCCGCGGCATCGACCTCGAGGACAACCTCATCCTGGTTGAAGGCGCAGTCCCCGGACCGCGTGATGGTTTCGTCCTGATCTCGAAGGCCAAGGCTCCGCCGCGTGAGCGTCGTGGGTTTGCCGGTGCCGCCACGAAGGATGCTCTCAAGGCCTCCAAGAAGGCTGCGCCGTCCAAGAAGAAGTAAAGAAAAAGCTTCCCAACAGAGAGCCCTGAGTTTTCACAGCATCGGGGCTCGCAAACAAAGTCAGGGCTCGCCGCATCGATGGCGGGCAAGAAGAGAGAAGAAGATGGCAAACATCAACGTAGTCAATCTGGGTGGGGAGAAGGTCGCAGAGTTCGAACTCAACGACATCTTCACCGCAGAGATCAACGACGCGCTCCTGTGGGAGGCGGTCAAGCACTATCGGGCCGCCCTCCGTCAGGGAACCGCCGCCACCAAGACCCGCAAGAACGTCTCCGGTTCGGGTAAGAAGCTCTGGAAGCAGAAGGGAACCGGCCGCGCGCGTATCGGTTCGATCCGCTCTCCTCTCTGGCGTTCGGGTGGTACGGTCCACGGACCCCAGCCCCGCAGCTATGAGTACGCGTTCCCCAAGAAGAAGCTCTTCGGTGCCCTGCGCTCGGCCATCGCCGCCAAGATCGCGGAAGGCAAGCTCACCATCGTCGATTCCTTCGCCGTTTCGGAAGGCAAGACCAAGATCTACCGCAACGCGCTGAACAAGCTCGAGGCCGGCAAGACCACGCTTCTGGTCGAGTCCAGCCAGAAGCTCGACGAGAACCTTTATCTCGGTTCGCGCAACCTCTCGGGCGTTGAGCTTGTGCTCAGCTCCGAAGTCCACCCCTACGATCTGCTCAAGTATGAGCACGCCGTGTTCTCCCGCGACGCCTTCGAGGCCATCCAGGAAACACTCGCCAAGAACACGTCGAAGCGCAAGGCTTCCGAGAAGGAGGTTGCGTAATGCCAACCCTCTATACCGTCATTCGCCGCCCCCTCATCACTGAAAAGGGCATGACCGTCAAGGAAGTCCAGAACACGCTCGTCTTCGAGGTCGCCCTCAAGGCCACCAAGACCGAAGTCAAGCAGGCCGTCGAGACGCTGTTCAAGGTCAAGGTCCACGGTGTCCGCACCGCGACCGTCGAAGGCAAAGAACGTCGCCGTGGCAAGTTCGCCGGCTACCGCCCCGACTGGAAGAAGGCTTACGTTCGCCTGAAGGCCGGCGAAAAGATGCCCGAGTACCTCGACAGCCTCTAAGCCGCCCGGGTCATCTCCGCGCAGCTCACAGATATCGCTTCACGTATGCCTCGCGTCACAGAGGCGCAAAGAGCAAGGGAACAGAACAATGCCGATTAAATCATTCCGCCCCACAACGCCGACACTCCGCTTCGCGACGAAGCTGGTGAACGACGACATCACGACCGACAAGCCCTACAAGCCACTCCTGGGCGTCAAGCCCCGGACCGGCGGTCGCAACTCGACCGGCGCCATGACCATGCGTCACCAGGGCGGCGGTCACAAGCAGAAGCTTCGTCTCATCGACTTCAAGCGCGACAAGTACGGCATCCCCGGCACCGTTGCGACCGTCGAGTACGATCCCAACCGCAGCTCTCGCATCGCGCTGATCAACTACGTGGACGGCGAGAAGCGCTACATCATCCAGCCCGTCGGGCTCAAGGTCGGCCAGTCGATCATGAGCGGTCCCGATGCCGATATTCTCGTCGGCAACGCACTCCCGCTCAAGTTCATCCCGACCGGTACGATCGTGCACAACATCGAGCTCCGTCCCGGCAAGGGCGCGCAGATGGCCCGTTCGGCCGGCGCTCAGGTTAACCTCGTGGCCAAGGAAGGCGACTACGCTCTCCTGAAGCTCCCCTCCGGTGAGACCCGGCGCGTGCTCGTCGAGTGCATGGCGACCATCGGCCAGGTCGGCAACACCGACCACGAGAACGTCACCATCGGTAAGGCTGGACGCAACCGCTGGAAGGGCATTCGTCCTTCAAACCGCGGCGTCTCGATGAACCCCGTCGATCACCCGCACGGTGGTGGTGAGGGTAAGACCTCGGGCGGACGTCACCCGGTAACCCCGTGGGGCCAGCCGACACGTGGATACAAGACGCGCAATAACAAGCGCACCGACGTATTCATCGTGAACCGCCGCACCAAGTAAGTATTTCGCAGTCTTTTTTTACGCCGAGAGTAAGCCCAAGTCTCGTAAGTTGAGATTCGTCGTATTCAGCAACCAGCATCAACCAGCAACTCGGAGCAAGACATATGTCACGATCTGCAAAGAAGGGTCCCTTCATCGACGCTCACCTGATGAAGAAGATCGACGTCATGAACGCGGCGAACGACAAGAAGGTCCTCAGGACCTGGTCGCGCCGCTCGACCATCCACCCCGACTTCGTCGGCCACACCATCGCCGTCCACAACGGACGCAAGTTCATCCCGGTCTACGTGACGGAGAACATGGTGGGCCACAAGCTCGGTGAGTTCTCGGCGACCCGCACCTTCAAGGGCCACTCGGCGCGCGCCTCCGAATCCTCCGCAAAGCCCAAGTAATCCGGCGCATCCAGTTAGAGCGATAGATACGCCGCACTTCGGAAGAAGACAAGGCGAAGCAGAAAATTCGAGAAGTTCGCGGGCAAGTGAAGCCCGAAGGAAACGATCATGGCAAAGACCGCAGTACAGCAACCCCGAGAGTTCCGCGCTGAAGCCAAATTTCAGCGCACCAGTCCACAGAAGGCGCGGCTCGTTCTCGAGCTCATCAAGGGCCTCCGCGTCGAGGCGGCGATCAACGCCATCCACTTCAGCTCCAAGCGCATGGCGCCGGTGATCGAAAAGGTTCTCCGTTCGGCCATCCAGAATGCCAGCTACGTCTCCGACGAGCAGGGCCTGGATGTCGACATCGATAACCTCTACGTCCGCACCGCGATCGCGAACGAAGGCCCGCGCATGAAGCGCATCCGCCCCGCTCCGATGGGACGCGCCTTCCGCTACCAGCGCAGGCTCTGCCACATCATCGTGACCGTCGCCGAAAAGGGCGCGGTAGCCGCTGACACGACCGGCACGACCGAGACGGCGAAGGCCGCCAAGGGCGCACCGGCGAAGAAGACGGCAGCGAAGAAGGCTCCAGCCAAGAAGGCAGCCGCGAAGAAAGCGGCTCCCAAGAAGGCAGCGGCGGCAAAAGCTTAGGATTCTGATCGCGACTCAAAATTTTGAGTAGCTAATACGCGGTTTTCAGGTAAACTTAGAAATTGTGCATGGGTGCCGGACCGGCTAGACCGAGTCAAGGCAACAATAAAGGGAAGCTATGGGACAGAAGGTCCATCCGTATGGGTTTCGCCTCGGCATCAACAAGCCGTGGAAGTCACGCTGGTTCGTCGAACGCGGCTACGATAAGTTGCTCGTTGAGGACGTCAAGCTCAAGGCCGAGCTTCGCGAGAAGCTGAAGGCAGCCGGTGTAAGCTCCGTTGAAGTCGAGCGTCCGGGCAACAAGCTCCGTCTCATCATCCGCACCGCGCGTCCGGGCATCATCATCGGCCGCAAGGGCGCCGAGATCGACAAGCTCAAGGCCGACATTCAGAAGCGCACCTCGCGTGAAGTCTTCATCGACATCCTCGAAGTGAACAAGCCTGAGCTCGATGCCCAGCTTGTTGCTGAGAACATCGCTCTGCAGCTCGAGAAGCGCGTCAGCTTCCGTCGCGCCATGCGTAAGTCGGTTGATTCGGCTCTGCGTTTCGGTTGCAAGGGAATCAAGGTTCGCGTTTCGGGTCGTCTGAACGGAAACGAAATCGCTCGCTCCGAGTGGTATCTCCAGGGCCGTCTGCCGCTGCACACCCTGCGCGCGGACATCGACTACGGTTTCGCCGAGGCTAACACCACCTACGGCATCATCGGTGTCAAGACCTGGGTCTACCGTGGAGATATCTACGAGCAGAAGAAGCGTCGTGAGCCCATCACCACCACCGGCGCATTCTAAGTCCGGTACAAGTAACAGGATCAGGATCCGCAGGTTGACTTAGAACCTGCGGATCGGAATAAAGCAGTATGCCAGGACTTCAGTCCAGCAACTAAGAGGGTTTTGCCATGTTGATGCCAAAGAAGGTCAAGTATCGCAAGCAGCAGCGCGGCCGCATGTGCGGCAAGGCGTGGCGCGGAAGCGATCTCTCGTTCGGCGATTTCGGACTGAAGGTTATGGAGTGCGGTTACATCACCGACCGCCAGATCGAAGCCAGCCGTATCGCCATGACGCGTTTCATCAAGCGCGGCGGCAAGGTCTGGCTCCGTCTGTTCCCGGATAAGCCAATCACCAAGAAGCCGGCTGAAACCCGTATGGGTAAGGGTAAGGGAGCTCCGGATCACTGGGTTGCCGTCGTCCGCCCCGGCAAGATCCTGTTCGAGATGGAAGGCGTTACGCCTGAGCTCGCCAAAGAGGCCATGCGTCTCGCGGCACACAAGCTCCCCCTCAAGACCAGCTTCGTCATGCGTCACGACGCCGTCGCCAAGACCGCCGCTGCCGCCAAGTAAGCACACACGACCTTCGTACCGGAAACACCAGGAAAACGATCATGGAACTCGAAAAGCTTCGCAATCTCTCGGACGATGAGCTCAAAGCCCAGCAGAACACCGCGGGCGAACAGCTCTTTCGCATCCGTTTCCAGAAGAGCCTCGGCAACAATGACGGAATTAAGAAGATCCGCATTCTGAAGCTCGATATCGCGCGCGCCAAGACGATTGCCCGCGAGCGCACCCTCGCTGCCGAGAAGGCTGCCACGCCCGCGGTGGTCCACACCGCACCACCCGCGAGCACACGCACCGCCCGCAAGAAAGCGAAGAACTAATCATGGCTGATACCCAGATTGCCACCCCCGCAACCACCGACCCCCAGACCTCTCGCCGTAACGAGAAGGTCGGCATCGTCGTTTCGACCAAGATGCAGAAGACCATCGTCGTCGAGATCGAAATGCGCAAGGCTCACCCCAAGTACAAGCGCGTCATGAAGTCGAACAAGAAATTCTACGCGCACGACGAGCAGAACTCTGCCCGCGTCGGCGACGTGGTTCGCATCCGTGAGGCCCGGCCACTTTCGAAGCTCAAGCGCTGGTCGCTCGAGGAGATCGTTCGCCGCTCCTCGCTCGCACAGCTCTCCGATGCGAAGGTCGTTACCACCCCGACCAACGACGCGAAGTAAAGAAAAATAAGCAGAAGTTTTGTTTGTCGCCGTTTGGGCTAAGCCCTCGGCATCCAGGAGATTCCAATGTCAGTACAGATGAGATCCATCCTCGACGTGGCCGATAACTCCGGCGCCCGCAAGCTGCAGGTCATCCTGCCGCTCGGTGGCGGCCTGGGCAAGAAGGCCGGCCTCGGCGATGTCGTTACCGCCGCGGTGAAGGAAGCTTCGCCCGATGGCACCGTGAAGAAGGGCAAGGTCGTCA harbors:
- the tuf gene encoding elongation factor Tu, which translates into the protein MGKEKFDRSKPHVNIGTVGHIDHGKTTLTAAITKVLSKHNPNNTFRSFDTIDNAPEERERGITIATSHVEYETANRHYAHVDCPGHADYIKNMITGAAQMDGAILVVAATDGPMPQTKEHVLLARQVGVPFIVVFLNKCDAVEDEELIELVEMEVRELLSKYDYPGDDTPIIRGSALGALNGEAQWEAKIDELMAAVDKYIPQPERAVNLPFLMPIEDIFSISGRGTVVTGRIERGKIKVGEACEIVGFRDTRATVCTGVEMFKKQLDEGLAGDNAGLLLRGIAKEDVERGMVLAKPGSITPHTEFKGEIYVLSKEEGGRHTPFFNGYRPQFYFRTTDVTGSAKLPAGIEMVMPGDNVQLEITLHTPVAMEKGLRFAIREGGRTVGAGTISEIIK
- a CDS encoding 50S ribosomal protein L23; translated protein: MPTLYTVIRRPLITEKGMTVKEVQNTLVFEVALKATKTEVKQAVETLFKVKVHGVRTATVEGKERRRGKFAGYRPDWKKAYVRLKAGEKMPEYLDSL
- the rpsC gene encoding 30S ribosomal protein S3, with product MGQKVHPYGFRLGINKPWKSRWFVERGYDKLLVEDVKLKAELREKLKAAGVSSVEVERPGNKLRLIIRTARPGIIIGRKGAEIDKLKADIQKRTSREVFIDILEVNKPELDAQLVAENIALQLEKRVSFRRAMRKSVDSALRFGCKGIKVRVSGRLNGNEIARSEWYLQGRLPLHTLRADIDYGFAEANTTYGIIGVKTWVYRGDIYEQKKRREPITTTGAF
- the rplB gene encoding 50S ribosomal protein L2, translated to MPIKSFRPTTPTLRFATKLVNDDITTDKPYKPLLGVKPRTGGRNSTGAMTMRHQGGGHKQKLRLIDFKRDKYGIPGTVATVEYDPNRSSRIALINYVDGEKRYIIQPVGLKVGQSIMSGPDADILVGNALPLKFIPTGTIVHNIELRPGKGAQMARSAGAQVNLVAKEGDYALLKLPSGETRRVLVECMATIGQVGNTDHENVTIGKAGRNRWKGIRPSNRGVSMNPVDHPHGGGEGKTSGGRHPVTPWGQPTRGYKTRNNKRTDVFIVNRRTK
- the rpsS gene encoding 30S ribosomal protein S19, producing the protein MSRSAKKGPFIDAHLMKKIDVMNAANDKKVLRTWSRRSTIHPDFVGHTIAVHNGRKFIPVYVTENMVGHKLGEFSATRTFKGHSARASESSAKPK
- a CDS encoding deoxyribonuclease IV, whose amino-acid sequence is MAAAGMKRKHIGVHLGTAGGCWTAVNRAVEAGANTFQIFSSSPRQWRAADVKPEDAKKMHDLRKELAIGPVSIHASYLINLCSQTGSVRENSISAFRCEVERALALGAEYLVLHPGSWKGLTREEGLRLAAQSIEKAIDGLPWQGRDFKILIENTAGAEFSLGGSLEQVAELVERLQMCAPVGVCLDTCHMHVAGYDIVTSTGYEETMSLVGASIGTETVRLWHCNDAKASQGSKLDRHEHIGEGTIGAEAFRRLLHDSRFAHCAFIAETPVDAPGDEARNVTVLRTLAAR
- the fusA gene encoding elongation factor G, which produces MARTIPLNRCRNIGIMAHIDAGKTTTTERILFYTGITHRIGEVHEGTATMDWMEQEQERGITITSAATTCTWKNIRINIIDTPGHVDFTAEVERSLRVLDGAVACFDAVAGVQPQSETVWRQADKYKVPRICFINKMDKAGADAVYATSTIVDRLGARAIPINIQIGAEAKFLGVVDLVTMKAIYWHDETMGAEYTVEEIPADLLETAKTARGVLIEAVADSDDEIMNLYLEGEEPTEAQLKVGIRKATIAMNIFPVLCGSSFKNKGVQTLLDAVVDYLPSPLDIPPMIGHNPDNMEEEIIRKADDSEPLSALGFKIMTDPFVGQLIFIRIYSGVLKTGDTTLNPRTGKTERIGRLLKMHANKREEISEIMAGDICAAVGLKNLITGDTICSDKNPVVLESIDFPKPVIEVAVEPKTKVDQEKMGVALAKLAQEDPTFNVRTDVDSGQTIIAGMGELHLEIIVDRMMREYKVEANVGKPQVNYRETIRGNAEAEGKYIRQTGGSGNYGHAKIRIEPNEPGKGYLFSNDTKGGTIPKEYVKPIDQGIQEAMQGGVLAGYEMVDIKVSLYDGSYHDVDSNEMAFKIAGSMAFKEAARKAKPVLLEPVMAVEVTVPEDYMGTIIGDLNSRRGRIEGMEMVGNTQAIRASVPLSTMFGYATHMRGATQGRANYSMQFKQYEEAPRSVSEEIIAKVQGKDPK
- the rpsG gene encoding 30S ribosomal protein S7, with the translated sequence MPRKGYIAKREVAPDPVYNSTLVTKFVNSMMWGGKKSTAQGIFYTAMTNLEQKGGDEALKLFKKAIENCKPLLEVKSRRVGGANYQVPIEVLPERRTSLAIRWLVTYGRARGEKGMVDKLTAELLDAANGRGAAMKKKEDVHRMAEANKAFAHYRW
- the rplD gene encoding 50S ribosomal protein L4; translated protein: MANINVVNLGGEKVAEFELNDIFTAEINDALLWEAVKHYRAALRQGTAATKTRKNVSGSGKKLWKQKGTGRARIGSIRSPLWRSGGTVHGPQPRSYEYAFPKKKLFGALRSAIAAKIAEGKLTIVDSFAVSEGKTKIYRNALNKLEAGKTTLLVESSQKLDENLYLGSRNLSGVELVLSSEVHPYDLLKYEHAVFSRDAFEAIQETLAKNTSKRKASEKEVA
- the rplV gene encoding 50S ribosomal protein L22, which produces MAKTAVQQPREFRAEAKFQRTSPQKARLVLELIKGLRVEAAINAIHFSSKRMAPVIEKVLRSAIQNASYVSDEQGLDVDIDNLYVRTAIANEGPRMKRIRPAPMGRAFRYQRRLCHIIVTVAEKGAVAADTTGTTETAKAAKGAPAKKTAAKKAPAKKAAAKKAAPKKAAAAKA
- the rpsJ gene encoding 30S ribosomal protein S10, which codes for MAGQRIRIRLKAYDYRVLDTSTGEIVETAKRTGAQVAGPIPLPTMKNKYCVLRSPHVDKKSREAFEIRTHKRLIDILEPTQQTVDALMKLDLPAGVDVEIKTVQK
- the rplC gene encoding 50S ribosomal protein L3, producing the protein MSVVGILGKKIGMTQIFDERGDVHPVTVLKAGPCVITQLKTVAKDGYDAAQIGYVDFVKASKINKAMTGHFAKSNVPPVKMIKEVGIEVAKAGDDVEDAVKAGDRVLVDIFNDERFVDVIGTSKGRGFAGVIRRHGFGGGPKSHGHMFQVQGSIGASSFPSRVFPGQRMPGHMGHAQITVRNLRIRGIDLEDNLILVEGAVPGPRDGFVLISKAKAPPRERRGFAGAATKDALKASKKAAPSKKK
- the rpsL gene encoding 30S ribosomal protein S12, which translates into the protein MPTFHQLVKQGRTPTRYKTASPALQGSPQRRGVCTRVYTQTPKKPNSALRKVARVRLTNGIEVTTYIPGIGHNLQEHSIVLIRGGRVKDLPGVRYHVVRGTLDSVGVANRKQSRSKYGAKRPKAGAAAPTGKKK